GCAAGGTATCCCAGGTTCCGTAGGTAACCACGCCGCGCAAGGGCGGAGCGAAAAACAGAGCGACCCACAGCGCGCAGGCTCCAGCTGCAAGGCCGACGGCGCAAGCGATCTTCTTCGGCGTGATAGAAGCTTGCTTGTCTTGGGGTCCGCGGAAGATACGGCAGAGGGCATAGGAAGCCATCCCGATGACGCAGGTGAACGCACCGTTCGGTTGACAGAGCGCGATGGAGGCAAGCGCGATGAGCGCTCCTGCGGCGTAGCGCGCCCGCCCGCCTTTCCCATTCGCTTCGACAGCGGATACGAACAACGCGATGGCAGCAGGGATAAGCGCGAAGGCCGCCAGGTTGGGTAAAAGCTGGCCTTTGGTCAGAAACCCCCAGGGCATGATGGCGAAGCTCGCCGCAAACAGCGATCCAGCTAACACGACTCCGCGCCGATTCGGGAAGACAGTGCACAGGAGCAGGCATACTCCTAAAGGTAGCACGATTGCGGTGAATGCGAGCGTTGCGGCGTTGGTGGCGATACCCACGCCCCCGCCGATGCACGACGCGGCTATAGCAACAACGATATGCCAGGCAGAAGGATAATACGAGCCGGTGGTTCCCTGGTCGAGAAAGGAGCTGCTGTTAAGCGTGGAATAGGTTCCCGAATCCAGGAAGGCGCGGACGATGGACAGGTGCACGGTCGTATCGTCTTTCCGCGCAAAGGAGTCGGGTCCGTCGATGGCGGTTAGAAATACGAATATGCACACGATGAGCCCCACGCATAGGTAGAGCATAAGCCTGCCAGGTGAAGCGGCGTGAAAGCACCTTTTCGTCTTCGGAGGCAGGTTTGCGTGGCGAGGCGTTTCGGGGGTGGGTTTTCAGGTCGTTTGGCCGGGGGCGTGTTGTTCGCGTGGTCCGGCCCGAGCGGACGTCTGCGTCGGATGCCGCAGGTCAGTGCGAAGGCGATCAGGGCGAGCGCGCCCGTTGCGGCTGCGAGCACTAATGCATGGCACGATATGTTCGCTTCGCGGAAGATGACGCCTAAAGCGACCACTAGCGTAAGGGAGAACGCGGGGGCTGCAGCGCAAGCCACGGTGCGCTGTATCGAAAGCGCGCGTCCGATCAGGTAGCCGGGAATGTACAGCACCGCACAGCAGACGATGACGGCGAAAAACAGCGTGAACCACATGGGAACCCCTCAAGAGCGCACATGCGATGCGCTCGACATATCTCGGTTATGACAGACATGATTATAGCGATATTAACCTGTTACGCAATCGACCTGCGATGATCGGTCGGCGAGGAGCTGGGCGATGGGCGAGGATTTCGTTGAAGGTGCTCTTTAGATGTGTCGGCGCTTTTGCATTACGTAATGCAAAATGGTATAGTGAAGGCACTCTTCGAAAGGAGGAGCAATGGGAATGGCGACCTTGAACGTTCGCATGCCTGAGGACTTGAAACGAAACGGCGATCGCGTGCTCGAACGGGAGGGCGTAAGCGTGTCGGACGCCGTAAGGGGGCTTTACCGATATCTCGAGGATGAGCAGAAGGTGCCGGAATGGCTCATCGAAGGCACAGAATCGAAAGATGACGTGTTCGAGCGAAGGAGACGTGCTTTGCGCCAGCTCGTGGGCATCGTATCGCTCCCCCCGGATTTCGATTTCGACGCCGTTCGTCACGAGCGGTTGATGCGAAAGACCGAACCGGGGGTTCGGGTATGAAGATACTCTACGATGCGAACGTCGTGGTAGACATTCTTGGGAAGTCGGAAGATTTCTTTCATTCGTACGTTTCGTACGATGTTGCCCTGGCGAAGGAATTCACCCCGTATGCGACGGTTTCCTCTGTCTCTGATATCGTTTACGTGCTTGCTGCAAGGAAATACCTTTCGAAAAAGCAAGCACGTGCATCGGTCGCTGGCCTTATGGAAATGTTTGACCTGCTTGACGCCTTGCCCGTTGATTGCAAGCAGGCGAACGAAAGCGACATGGGCGACTTCGAAGACGCTCTCATCGCGTATGCTGCGAAAAGAAACGGAATCGATTTCATCATCACGCGCAACAAGAAGGATTTCCTTAAATCGCCCGTTCCCGCGCTGACTCCTAAGGAGTTCGTCGCCATTTACAAACCCGAGTGCTTGGAATACGAGATGGTTGATTTTTGACCGAGCATCTTCGCGGCTTCGGAGCGCGTTCGGCGAAGCAGCTTCTCGGGCTTTCGCGGTATGCCTTGCTTCCTGGAAAGTCATCGATCCGTCGCGCAGGGGTAGGCGAGCCGTTGGTTGCATCGGTGTTGCGAGGGCATGACAATAGGGCTGTCGAAACCAACGCGCGGCTTTGTCGCGCCGTCGAAAGCGAGGCCCGCATGATTCCCGATCAGTGGTACGCCATCATGGCATCTTCCGAAGTGAAGCGCGGCCGTCCGGTGGGCGTTCTGCGCTTTGGGCGACGGCTTGTGCTGTGGCGCGACGAGGACGGCAACGTGGCCTGCCTTGACGGCACGTGCTGTCATCGCGGGGCGGACTTGGCGGCGGGCCGCGTCGAGGGCGATCACGTGCACTGTCCCTTCCATGGATTGCGCTATGCGGCCGACGGGCGTGTGGTGGCCATTCCGGCGAACGGTCTCGATGCCGAGGTGCCCGAAAACTTCCGTGTGCGACCATGGCTCGCCGTTGATGCGTTCGGCTTCATCTGGGTGTTTTACGGCAAGCCCGAGGACGCTCCCGACGATCTGCCGATGTTCGAGGAGCTTCGCTACGGTTTCCCCTATGCGGAGCGCTCGGAGGTGTGGGACGTCCACTACTCGCGCGCTATAGAAAACCAGCTCGACGTCATCCATCTGCCGTTCGTGCATCCGAACACCATCGGGCGGGGTCACAAGACGCTCGTGAACGGCCCTGTGACGAAGTGGGATGACGAAACGCTCACGTTTTACGTGAAGAACGAGCCCGACTGTGGTCAGACGCCTCAGACGGCAGAGGAGATCGAGAATTGGGATGAGCTGACAAGCCTCCAATACCGTGTGCCGAATCTCTGGCAGAACCGCATATCCGACGACTTGCGCATCATGGCGGCGTTTGCTCCCATCGACGATGAGCATACGAAGATCTACCTGCGTCTTTACCAGCGTATGGTTCGCATCCCCGGTTTGCGTGGACTCATGTGCGCCGCGGGCAACGTGGCGAACGGTGTGATCCTCCATCAGGATCGGCGCGTTGTTCTCACGCAGCGTCCGAAGAAGACCGAGCTCCAGATGGGAGAGAACCTGCTTCGCGGCGATAGCCCCGTTATTGAGTTCCGCTCCCGTCGTGAGGAGCTTAAGCGGGGCGGCAAAGGTTGTGAGTAGCGAAACGCGTTCGCGGTGATTCATCGTGCTGGAACCGTGCTGGGTAACCGTGCGTGAGGTATCCGCACGACTGCTCGTTTGCTATTTCGCCCGCATCGCTTAGAATAGCGGTGCGGCGTCGCGGGGGCGCTGCACCGCGAAAGCGCATCGTGCGAACGGGCGAGGGGGTGAGGTTCGGATGCTGGAAGATTTGGTGGTGTGGTACCTGTTTATTGGCGGAGCTGGCGCTGGGCTGCTGTTTTCGGCCGCCGTACTCGAATCGCTCTCGCCGCATGCCGTAGACCGCACCCGCGCCGCGCGCAGCAATCGGTATGTGCCGAAGGAGGCGTACGCCCGCTTTTTCGGGCCAGCGTACGGCGTAGGCATCGCCGCTGTGGCGCTGGGGATGCTGTGCCTGCTGCTCGATCTCGGTCGTAGCGATCGGGCTCTTGCCCTCTTTTTGCAGCCGACCCCCTCATTCATCACGGTCGGCGCGTTCGCGCTCGTGATCTTGATGCTGATCGCTGCCGTGTTGTTTGCGGTTTGGATGCTCGGCGCGTTGTCGCTTCCGAAAGCTGCGGCGTGCGCCGTGCGCGTGTGCTGTATGGTGGCGGCAGCAGTCGTGATGGTGTATACGGGGCTTTTCCTTTCGAGCATGTCTTCGGTGCCCCTGTGGGCATCGCCCTGGCTGCCGGTGCTGTTCGTCGCCTCGGCGCTGTCGGCGGGACTGGCTCTTCTCGTGTGTGTGATTGTGCTCACAGGCTCGGGCGACGAGTTCACAACGACGCTTCGCCGCATCCAAAAAGCCGATGCCGTTATCATCGTGTGCGAACTCGCCGTCCTCGCCTTGTTCGTTGCCTCGGCTGTTTTCGGCGGCGATACTGCGCGCCTATCTGCAGAGCGCCTTATACAGGGCGATCTTGCGAGCGTCTTCTGGGGCTGCGTT
Above is a genomic segment from Raoultibacter phocaeensis containing:
- a CDS encoding DUF6541 family protein; its protein translation is MWFTLFFAVIVCCAVLYIPGYLIGRALSIQRTVACAAAPAFSLTLVVALGVIFREANISCHALVLAAATGALALIAFALTCGIRRRRPLGPDHANNTPPAKRPENPPPKRLATQTCLRRRKGAFTPLHLAGLCSTYAWGSSCAYSYF
- a CDS encoding type II toxin-antitoxin system RelB/DinJ family antitoxin, translating into MGMATLNVRMPEDLKRNGDRVLEREGVSVSDAVRGLYRYLEDEQKVPEWLIEGTESKDDVFERRRRALRQLVGIVSLPPDFDFDAVRHERLMRKTEPGVRV
- the nrfD gene encoding NrfD/PsrC family molybdoenzyme membrane anchor subunit, with product MLEDLVVWYLFIGGAGAGLLFSAAVLESLSPHAVDRTRAARSNRYVPKEAYARFFGPAYGVGIAAVALGMLCLLLDLGRSDRALALFLQPTPSFITVGAFALVILMLIAAVLFAVWMLGALSLPKAAACAVRVCCMVAAAVVMVYTGLFLSSMSSVPLWASPWLPVLFVASALSAGLALLVCVIVLTGSGDEFTTTLRRIQKADAVIIVCELAVLALFVASAVFGGDTARLSAERLIQGDLASVFWGCVVVLGLAAPLVLEAVNRAMNPYAVIATGGLVLAGGYFLRWCVAEAGMAPDIVASVMGVLGIQ
- a CDS encoding type II toxin-antitoxin system VapC family toxin is translated as MKILYDANVVVDILGKSEDFFHSYVSYDVALAKEFTPYATVSSVSDIVYVLAARKYLSKKQARASVAGLMEMFDLLDALPVDCKQANESDMGDFEDALIAYAAKRNGIDFIITRNKKDFLKSPVPALTPKEFVAIYKPECLEYEMVDF
- a CDS encoding aromatic ring-hydroxylating oxygenase subunit alpha, which encodes MIPDQWYAIMASSEVKRGRPVGVLRFGRRLVLWRDEDGNVACLDGTCCHRGADLAAGRVEGDHVHCPFHGLRYAADGRVVAIPANGLDAEVPENFRVRPWLAVDAFGFIWVFYGKPEDAPDDLPMFEELRYGFPYAERSEVWDVHYSRAIENQLDVIHLPFVHPNTIGRGHKTLVNGPVTKWDDETLTFYVKNEPDCGQTPQTAEEIENWDELTSLQYRVPNLWQNRISDDLRIMAAFAPIDDEHTKIYLRLYQRMVRIPGLRGLMCAAGNVANGVILHQDRRVVLTQRPKKTELQMGENLLRGDSPVIEFRSRREELKRGGKGCE